Part of the Thermodesulfobacteriota bacterium genome, GACGACCCCCTTCTCCTCCAGAGCCTGGCCTCCGGCCTGGAGGACCTGGGCTTTGCGGTGCGCACCGCCCGCACGGCCGAAGACGCCCTGACGGCCTTCGAGGGCGGCGCCGCAGGAGGGGAGCCCGGCGCGGCGCTCCTCGACGTGCGCATGCCCGGCACCGACGGCATCGCCCTGGCCGAGCTCCTCAGAGCCCGGCGCCCGGGCCTGCCGATCCTCTTCCTGTCGGCCTTCGCGGACGACCGGGCGGCCGAGATCCTCCGCCTCGCGGGCCGCCCCGCCCTGACCAAACCCCTCACCCCCTCCCGCCTGGCGGAAGCCCTCCTCGAGCTCCTGCCGGCCCGGGCAAGGACGGGGTCTGCTGGGACAGGATGACAGGATCGACAGGATAGGAGGGGTACAGTGGAGCCTGGGAGCGGCACGCAAACCTACAGGACATCCAAGGCCCTATCCTGACCATCCTGTCATCCTGTCTACGATTCTCCCTCTCTACGGTTCTGCCTCACCGATAGCGGCGCGGGTCGAGCTCGTACTTGCGGACCTTGTAGCCCAGGATGCGCGCCGTGGTCTGGAGGCGCTCGGCGGCCTTGCGCAGATTGCCCCGGGTCACCTTGAGGGCGTCCACGATGAGATCGGACTCGAAGTGGCGGGTGGCCTCCTCCAGGGGAAGGTCCACGCCGCTGCGGGAGGCGTCCGCCGTCTGTAGGGTGGGGGGCAGGTGATAGGAGTGGACGGCCGGCTCCTCGCACAGGAGCACGGCCCGTTCGATGCAGTTCTCGAGCTCGCGC contains:
- a CDS encoding response regulator: DDPLLLQSLASGLEDLGFAVRTARTAEDALTAFEGGAAGGEPGAALLDVRMPGTDGIALAELLRARRPGLPILFLSAFADDRAAEILRLAGRPALTKPLTPSRLAEALLELLPARARTGSAGTG